In a single window of the Flavobacterium ammoniigenes genome:
- a CDS encoding acetyl-CoA C-acyltransferase: MNKRVVIVAAARTPIGSFMGGLATTPAPQLGAIAIKGALEKINLDPTLVDEVFMGNVIQAGVGQAPARQAALFAGLSNSVACTTVNKVCASGMKAVMFAAQAIQSNDAEIVVAGGMENMSLIPHYTHLRAGIKFGPTTLQDGMQKDGLTDAYDNTAMGVSADLCANEYKISREEQDQFAIQSYERSAKAWEAGKFDNEIVPVAVPQRKGEPVIVSKDEDYTNVKLDRISSLNPAFTKEGTVTAANASTINDGAAALVIMSEEKAKALDLSPLAYILSYADAAQEPKWFTTSPALALPKALKKANLTIEDVDYFEFNEAFSVVGLANAKILNIDQNKINVNGGAVSLGHPLGCSGARIIVTLLNVLEQNNGKIGAAAICNGGGGASAIVIERA; this comes from the coding sequence ATGAACAAAAGAGTCGTTATTGTTGCCGCAGCTAGAACCCCTATTGGAAGTTTTATGGGAGGATTAGCAACTACTCCTGCCCCACAATTAGGAGCTATTGCTATTAAAGGTGCACTAGAAAAAATCAATCTGGATCCTACTTTAGTTGATGAAGTGTTCATGGGAAATGTGATACAAGCTGGCGTAGGCCAGGCTCCTGCTCGACAAGCAGCCCTATTTGCTGGGTTATCTAATTCAGTAGCTTGTACAACCGTAAATAAAGTATGTGCATCTGGAATGAAAGCAGTCATGTTTGCTGCTCAAGCCATTCAATCTAATGACGCCGAAATTGTCGTTGCAGGCGGAATGGAAAACATGAGTTTGATTCCACATTACACCCATCTACGAGCGGGAATAAAATTTGGCCCAACCACCTTACAAGACGGAATGCAAAAAGACGGACTTACCGATGCCTATGACAACACTGCCATGGGAGTAAGTGCCGATCTTTGCGCTAACGAATATAAAATTTCCAGAGAAGAACAAGACCAATTTGCCATTCAATCCTATGAGCGAAGTGCCAAAGCTTGGGAAGCTGGAAAATTTGATAACGAAATTGTTCCGGTCGCAGTGCCTCAGCGTAAAGGAGAACCTGTAATCGTTTCAAAAGACGAAGACTATACCAATGTAAAATTAGATAGAATTAGTAGCTTAAACCCCGCTTTTACCAAAGAAGGGACAGTTACTGCTGCTAATGCTTCTACCATTAATGATGGGGCGGCTGCTTTGGTAATTATGAGTGAGGAAAAAGCAAAAGCATTGGATTTATCTCCGCTAGCGTATATCCTTTCTTACGCAGACGCAGCGCAAGAACCAAAATGGTTTACAACAAGTCCAGCATTAGCATTACCCAAGGCTTTGAAAAAAGCAAATCTTACTATTGAAGATGTAGACTATTTTGAGTTTAACGAAGCTTTTTCAGTAGTTGGTTTGGCGAATGCCAAAATATTAAATATTGATCAAAACAAAATCAATGTGAACGGTGGTGCCGTTTCTTTAGGACATCCATTGGGTTGTTCAGGAGCACGAATCATTGTAACCTTATTGAATGTATTAGAACAAAATAACGGAAAAATCGGAGCAGCAGCCATTTGTAATGGTGGTGGAGGTGCTTCGGCAATAGTAATTGAAAGAGCCTAA
- the gyrA gene encoding DNA gyrase subunit A, with protein sequence MSEGEKLIPINIEDEMKSAYIDYSMSVIVSRALPDVRDGLKPVHRRVLYGMYDLGVFSNKAHKKSARIVGEVLGKYHPHGDTSVYDAMVRMAQEWSMRYLLVDGQGNFGSVDGDSPAAMRYTEARMRKISEEIMADIEKETVDFQLNFDDTLYEPKVMPTRVPTLLINGATGIAVGMATNMPPHNLTEVINGTIAYIDNNDIEIDELITHVKAPDFPTGGIIYGYEGVREAFKTGRGRVVIRAKVGFEEVDGRESIIVTEIPYQVNKADMIKRTADLVNEKKIEGIANIRDESDRNGMRIVYILKRDATPNVVLNTLYKYTQLQSSFSVNNIALVNGRPETLNLKDMIHHFVEHRHDVVIRRTQFELRKAEERAHILEGLIIASDNIDEVIALIKASKNTDEAKEKLIERFKLSDIQARAIVEMRLRQLTGLEQDKLRAEYEEIMKLIEHLRALLADVNLRIALIKEELVEIRDKYGDERRSQIEYSGGDVSIEDLIADENVVITISHAGYIKRTNLSEYKTQNRGGVGQKSAGTRDQDFLEHMFVATNHQYMMFFTQKGKCFWMRVYEIPEGSKTAKGRALQNLINIESDDKVKAFICTQDLRDKEYVTSHNLVMVTKQGQVKKTSLEKYSKPRVNGVAAITIKEGDELLAAQLTNGESQIILAVKSGKLVRFEETKTRPMGRTASGVRGITLKDDKDEVIGMVTVNDMSSEILVVAENGYGKRSSLDEYRITNRGGKGVKTLNITEKTGQLISINAVTDADDLMIINKSGLTIRMAVEDLRVMGRATQGVKLINIKGNDSIAAVTKVMKDDPAEVELDEDGNPIEVEVIERVKPVLEVLEDDGAADDDDDEEEEIVDDEEGDDADEDDSDE encoded by the coding sequence ATGTCTGAAGGAGAAAAGTTAATTCCTATTAACATAGAAGATGAAATGAAATCAGCTTACATCGATTATTCGATGTCGGTAATTGTATCAAGAGCACTTCCAGATGTTAGAGATGGTTTGAAACCGGTGCATCGAAGAGTACTTTACGGAATGTATGATTTAGGAGTTTTTTCAAATAAAGCCCACAAAAAATCCGCTAGAATTGTAGGGGAGGTTTTAGGTAAGTACCACCCACACGGTGATACTTCTGTATACGATGCTATGGTACGTATGGCGCAAGAGTGGAGTATGCGTTACTTATTAGTTGACGGACAAGGTAACTTTGGTTCTGTTGATGGTGATAGTCCTGCAGCAATGCGTTATACCGAGGCCAGAATGCGTAAGATTTCGGAAGAAATTATGGCTGATATTGAAAAAGAAACAGTTGATTTTCAATTGAATTTTGACGATACTTTGTATGAGCCAAAAGTAATGCCAACACGTGTACCTACCTTATTAATTAATGGAGCTACAGGTATTGCAGTGGGTATGGCTACCAATATGCCACCTCATAACTTGACTGAAGTTATTAACGGAACTATCGCGTATATTGATAATAATGATATTGAAATTGACGAGTTAATTACGCACGTTAAAGCACCCGATTTCCCAACAGGTGGAATTATTTACGGATATGAAGGGGTGCGTGAAGCATTCAAAACAGGTCGTGGTAGAGTAGTTATTCGTGCTAAAGTAGGTTTTGAAGAAGTAGATGGTAGAGAATCTATCATTGTAACTGAAATTCCATACCAAGTGAACAAAGCAGATATGATCAAACGTACTGCTGACTTAGTAAACGAAAAGAAAATCGAGGGTATTGCTAATATCCGTGATGAGTCGGATAGAAACGGTATGCGTATCGTGTATATCTTGAAACGCGACGCTACACCTAATGTAGTGTTGAATACCTTATATAAGTATACCCAATTACAATCTTCATTTAGTGTAAACAACATTGCCTTGGTGAATGGTCGTCCAGAGACGTTGAATCTAAAAGATATGATTCATCATTTCGTTGAGCACCGTCACGATGTGGTTATTCGTAGAACTCAATTTGAATTGCGTAAAGCAGAAGAAAGAGCCCATATTTTAGAAGGATTAATCATTGCTTCAGATAACATTGACGAAGTAATTGCTTTAATCAAAGCGTCTAAAAATACTGATGAAGCCAAAGAAAAATTAATCGAAAGATTCAAATTATCTGATATTCAAGCCCGTGCTATTGTTGAAATGCGTTTGCGTCAATTAACAGGATTAGAGCAAGATAAATTGCGTGCTGAGTATGAAGAAATCATGAAGTTAATCGAGCACTTAAGAGCTTTATTAGCCGATGTGAATTTAAGAATCGCCTTGATCAAAGAAGAATTAGTTGAAATCAGAGACAAATACGGTGATGAGCGTCGTTCTCAAATCGAATATTCTGGTGGCGATGTAAGTATTGAAGATTTGATTGCCGATGAAAATGTAGTCATTACAATTTCACATGCAGGTTATATCAAACGTACCAACTTGTCAGAATACAAAACTCAAAATAGAGGTGGAGTAGGACAAAAAAGTGCAGGTACCCGTGACCAAGATTTCTTAGAGCATATGTTTGTGGCTACCAATCACCAGTACATGATGTTCTTTACGCAAAAAGGAAAATGTTTCTGGATGCGTGTGTATGAAATTCCAGAAGGAAGCAAAACCGCCAAAGGAAGAGCATTGCAAAACTTAATCAATATCGAGTCGGATGACAAAGTGAAAGCATTTATTTGTACACAAGACTTGAGAGATAAAGAGTATGTAACGAGCCATAACTTAGTGATGGTAACGAAACAAGGACAGGTGAAGAAAACGTCTTTAGAGAAATATTCTAAACCTCGTGTGAATGGAGTTGCTGCTATCACTATTAAAGAAGGAGACGAATTATTAGCGGCTCAATTAACCAATGGTGAAAGTCAAATTATTTTGGCTGTTAAATCTGGTAAATTGGTTCGTTTCGAAGAAACAAAAACCCGTCCAATGGGAAGAACGGCTTCGGGAGTTCGCGGAATTACTTTGAAAGACGATAAAGATGAAGTAATCGGAATGGTGACGGTGAACGATATGAGTAGCGAAATTTTAGTAGTTGCTGAAAACGGATACGGTAAACGTTCTAGCTTAGATGAGTACAGAATTACGAATCGTGGAGGAAAAGGAGTGAAAACATTGAACATTACAGAAAAAACAGGTCAATTGATCTCGATCAACGCGGTAACTGATGCTGACGATTTGATGATTATCAACAAATCAGGATTAACTATCCGTATGGCAGTGGAAGATCTTCGTGTAATGGGACGTGCTACTCAAGGAGTAAAATTAATCAACATAAAAGGAAACGATTCTATTGCGGCGGTAACCAAAGTAATGAAAGATGATCCTGCCGAAGTAGAATTAGACGAAGACGGTAATCCAATTGAAGTCGAAGTGATCGAAAGAGTAAAACCAGTTCTAGAAGTACTAGAAGATGATGGTGCTGCTGATGATGACGATGATGAAGAAGAAGAAATCGTTGACGATGAAGAAGGTGATGACGCTGACGAAGACGATTCAGACGAATAA
- a CDS encoding tetratricopeptide repeat protein → MKSKYVLLASALLISVATFAQKDQIKAAEKALKAGNAQEAITILQGAEAASAAAPDAEKAQFQFVKANAHLALATKNENTDANLSAAAKAYQEVLSIEKTSGKAKFSAQASTSIIDVKYKLINAAIADSKAEKHAAGAKKLYDAYLLDKKDTINLYYAASTYVNAKEYETAYNAYDELKMLNYSGKGTNFYAVNKINGEEQFFPTAKERDQMVKLGTHEKPRTEDIPSKRGEIYKNMALILVQNGKVAEAKKAVAEARAANPEDTSLILTEANLYLDTKDYDTYKKLITEVLAQSPNDADLVFNLGVISYNAKNLVDAEKYYKRAIEIKSDYVNAYLNLAILKLDADKKLFEEIQKLGNSEKDNKRYEVLKKQREAVFTSALPYLEKASELDSTNEEVKSTLLSVYRALEMTEKAKALKAKMKK, encoded by the coding sequence ATGAAAAGTAAATATGTACTACTAGCATCAGCTTTGTTGATATCAGTTGCCACTTTTGCTCAAAAAGACCAAATTAAAGCAGCTGAAAAAGCATTAAAAGCAGGAAATGCTCAAGAAGCAATCACTATTTTACAAGGCGCTGAAGCGGCTTCAGCAGCAGCACCAGATGCTGAAAAAGCACAATTCCAATTTGTAAAAGCCAATGCTCACTTAGCTTTAGCAACAAAAAATGAAAATACGGATGCTAATCTTTCGGCTGCTGCCAAAGCCTATCAAGAAGTGTTGTCAATTGAGAAAACTTCTGGTAAAGCCAAATTTTCTGCCCAGGCATCAACTTCAATTATTGATGTTAAATACAAATTAATCAATGCGGCTATCGCTGATTCCAAAGCGGAAAAACATGCGGCTGGAGCTAAAAAATTATATGATGCCTATTTGTTGGATAAAAAAGACACCATCAATTTGTATTATGCAGCCTCTACTTATGTAAATGCCAAAGAATATGAAACAGCTTATAATGCTTATGACGAGTTAAAAATGTTAAACTATTCTGGAAAGGGAACTAATTTCTATGCAGTGAATAAAATCAATGGTGAAGAACAATTTTTCCCTACTGCTAAAGAAAGAGACCAAATGGTGAAATTAGGTACTCATGAAAAGCCAAGAACAGAAGATATTCCATCTAAAAGAGGTGAAATCTATAAAAATATGGCCTTGATTTTAGTGCAAAACGGTAAAGTAGCCGAAGCTAAAAAAGCAGTTGCCGAGGCAAGAGCAGCTAATCCTGAGGATACCTCATTAATTTTGACTGAAGCCAATTTGTATTTGGATACTAAAGATTATGATACTTATAAAAAATTAATAACTGAAGTTTTGGCACAAAGTCCAAACGATGCAGACTTAGTTTTTAACTTAGGTGTAATTAGTTATAATGCTAAAAATTTAGTAGACGCTGAAAAGTATTACAAAAGAGCCATTGAAATTAAATCAGACTACGTGAATGCCTATTTGAACTTAGCGATTTTAAAATTGGATGCTGATAAAAAATTATTTGAAGAAATTCAAAAATTAGGCAACTCTGAAAAAGATAACAAACGTTACGAAGTGTTGAAAAAACAAAGAGAAGCAGTGTTTACATCGGCATTGCCATACTTAGAAAAAGCATCTGAATTAGACAGTACTAATGAAGAGGTAAAAAGTACTTTATTAAGTGTTTACAGAGCCCTAGAAATGACTGAAAAAGCAAAAGCTTTAAAAGCTAAAATGAAAAAATAG
- a CDS encoding C40 family peptidase, whose amino-acid sequence MFGICNLAIIPLRAEPSDRSEIVSQVLFGEHFEVVEELKQWRRIRLHYDAYEGWVDSKQFQMISEAAYNTLSKEPIILNADLIDYISAPNNTLLPIPLGASLSFLNHDDINTAQFEFDGTKTSGVQDKSKLIATAFMYLNAPYLWGGKTPFGIDCSGFTQMIYKLNGYHLFRDASQQATQGEALSFIEESEPGDLAFFDNEEGNIIHVGIIMENNYIIHASGKVRIDRLDHLGIFNPETQKHTHKLRVIKKII is encoded by the coding sequence ATGTTTGGAATTTGTAACCTAGCCATTATCCCACTTCGAGCGGAACCTAGCGACAGAAGCGAAATTGTTTCTCAGGTCTTGTTTGGCGAACATTTTGAAGTGGTAGAAGAATTAAAACAATGGCGCCGAATCCGATTGCATTATGATGCTTATGAAGGTTGGGTAGATTCCAAACAATTTCAAATGATTTCTGAAGCAGCGTACAACACACTCTCAAAAGAACCAATTATTTTAAATGCTGATTTGATCGACTATATTTCAGCTCCAAATAATACTTTACTCCCTATTCCTTTAGGAGCATCGCTATCTTTTTTAAATCATGACGATATTAATACCGCTCAATTTGAATTTGATGGTACAAAAACTAGTGGCGTACAAGATAAAAGTAAACTAATTGCAACAGCATTTATGTATTTAAACGCGCCTTACCTTTGGGGTGGAAAAACCCCTTTCGGTATTGACTGCTCAGGATTTACCCAAATGATATATAAATTAAATGGCTACCATTTGTTTAGAGATGCCTCGCAACAAGCAACTCAAGGAGAAGCCTTAAGTTTTATTGAAGAAAGTGAACCCGGAGACTTGGCTTTTTTTGATAACGAAGAGGGTAACATCATCCATGTGGGTATTATAATGGAAAACAATTACATTATTCATGCTAGTGGAAAAGTTCGGATTGACCGTCTGGATCATTTGGGTATTTTTAACCCCGAAACACAAAAACACACCCACAAACTAAGAGTAATCAAAAAAATTATATAA